ACGGTCTAATCCGCCAGCCAGTAAGACAACCGGCGCAGAAAACCCATTTAGCGCCATTTCAGTCGCTTCAATGTCCGTGGCTTTTGAATCATTATAGAACTTACGCCCTTCCGCTTCCAATACAAACTGTGTCCGGTGACGTACGCCGCTGAAAGTTTTTAAAATTTCAGCAATCATTGCTGTTGAGCGACCATGTAATTTGGCAACGGCAATTGCTGCTAGGGCATTTTCAACATTATGGTCACCGGGGACACCCATTTCATCTGCGTTCATAATGAACTCATCACGCCAATACAACTTACCGTCTTGTTCATATGAACCTTCTGTTGATTGACCTAGGCGTGAAAACGGAATGATTTGCGCGTGTGATTGTTGTGCTAAATTTTGTAATTCTGCGGTATCCCAATTGACGATAAAGTAATCAGCCTCAGTTTGGTTAGCCGTAATTTGCATCTTCGCCGCAATATAATTTTCACGTGTTTCATGATAATCCAAGTGTGAACTAAAAATATTGTTTAAAACTGCATAATGTGGATGATATGTCTTCGTACCCATTAGTTGAAATGATGAATTTTCAGCAACCAACGTGTCAGTTGCACTTAATGTTGGTGCAACTTCACTAACTGGAATGCCAATATTACCAGCATAAACAGCAACTCCGGCCGTTCGTTCTTGCGCTAACATCTTAGTAATTAGCGTCGTGGTCGTCGTTTTACCATTTGAACCAGTAATCGCAACTAGTTCGCCTTCAAATACTTGACTACCCAATTCAATTTCAGTAATCACAGGGATTCCTTGTGCCACAGCCGCAACAACTACTGCATTGCGGTAGTTAATGCCGGGATTTTTAACCAAAACATCAAACCCATCAATCGCTTGTGCACTTTGATCTTGCGTAAATTGCACACCAGCTGCCATTAATTTTTGTGCGGTTGGATTTTCAGTTAAATCATTATTATCTGAAACTGTAACATGCGCTCCTAAAGTAGTTAACAGCTGCGCAGCTGCGGCTCCTGATCGTGCAAAACCTAGCACGAAGACATTTTTATCAACATAGTTTGCAATCTTACGCATCTGTTCATCCTCTTCCAATACTTAATATTTCACGGCTTCTGAGCTATGTATGACGGTAAACCGTCGTTATTTTATGTACGGCCAGCAATGCTGACCAAGTAGTACTTATTTTTTTAATCTGACTAGGTAGTTAGATGTACATGTACACAGCAAGTGCACTTCCTAGTAAAGTAATAATCCAAAAGACAATATCAATTTTCCATTCTGACCAACCACTCATTTCAAAGTGGTGGTGAATTGGTGACATTTTGAAAATCCGGCGGTGGAACAATTTCCAACTACCAACTTGTAAGATAACTGACAAAGTTTCAATAATTGGAATAATCCCGATGGCTAACAAACCAAATTCCATGTGTAACAGAATTGAATCCATTGCCAATCCAGCCCCAAGTGCTAATGATCCTGTATCACCCATAAAAATCTTAGCTGGTTTCTTATTAAACCAGAGGAACGCAATCAATGCCCCAACGATTGAAAAGTTAAAAATCGCAACATCGAAATTTTTGCTGTTAACCGCAACAATCCCAAATGCTAGGTAACCGATAATTGAAATCCCGGAAACTAACCCATCCAGACCATCGGTTAAGTTGACCGCGTTTGACCAACCAACCATCCAGATGATGATAAAGAGTAAGTACCACCAACCAAGGTGCCAAATCCCAAATATCGATGCGATATACATTGGAAAGGCCGGCACATTAAGCAAGACAACAAAGATAATAATCGCACCCAAAGTTTGTAATAAGGCTTTTTGCCAAGCTTTAAAACCTTCATTTTGGTGCTTAAAAATCTTAATACTATCATCAAAGGAACCAATCAAACCATAACCTAAGAATACGGCCATCGCCACAATTACTTGCACCGTTAATTGGTGGCTAATTAAGCCAATAACCAAGCTACTGATAATACCAGCGAGGATGAATAATATTCCTCCCATTGTTGGTGTCCCTGATTTACTATTGTGCCACTTCGGACCAGCCGTCCGAATCATTTGACCCTCTTTTTTCGCACGGAAGTATGCGATTAAAAACGGCATGAAGATAAATGTGATTGCAAAAGCCAAAACTGACGACCAGACAATCATTCCCGTTTCATTCATCTGCTCACTCCTTTTTACTCTATTTTAGTTTAATTTTACTTGAATTTCCTGTTTGGGCTGCAAAACCGTTCCCGATTTAATACTTTGTTTAGTAATGAAACCAGCGCCATCTGTCACCATTTGAATCTTGGCGAGCGAAGCAAACGTCAAAGCATCATTCTTAGTCCATCCCATCATATTAGGCATGGTTACAGAACCACCAGTATCCATAAAGATACGTTGTGCTTCAAGTTGTTCGGTTAAAGCATCTGGAAATTGGCGCGTAACTTTTTTACCATTACCAATAACAACTGGTAAGAACTTGGCTTTTGTTAATAGTTTATTCGCATTTTCCACTGTTTTATCTCGGACATCTGGCACAATTGCAATTGAAGTTTCCGTTTGATGTGACTCGTCCATCTTCAATGCTTGTTCCATTACCGGCCGGAAGACGTTGGCAATTGATTTACTAATTGGTTCAGCAATGCGGTGTGGTTGGTTCAGCGTAATATACATCACATAACGTGGTTTATTAGCTGGTACCATCCCAACCCATGAGTGAATCACATTTTCATCCCCCACAGTGTAACCTTTTGCCGTTGAAATTTGTGCAGTCCCAGTCTTACCAGCAACTTTAAATCCTGGAATTTTATAACTTATCCCAGTACCGTATGATTTGTAGACTACATCTTGCATTACTTTACGGACTTTTTTAGCAGTTGTGGCCTTAATTGGTTCGCCAATTACCGTCCGCTTACCACTGTAAATAACTTTTTTCGTCGCTGGATCAACCACTTTATCAATGAAATATGGTTTCAATTCTTGACCATTCCCAGCAACAGCACTAAAGGCTTGCATCATTTGCATCGGGGTCACTCGAATACCTTGACCAAAAGCCGTATTAGCTTGCTCAATCGGATATTGGAACTGCATGCCACCGGCCGTTTCGTTAGCCAGGCCACTATCAGTTGATTTATTCATATGGAAAGCTTCGAGGTACTTTTTCCATGTTGTTGGTCCCATTTGTTGTTCAACGTGCGCCATAGCAACGTTAGATGAGCGGGCAAATCCTTGTTTGTAAGGAATCATTCCCCAACCTTTAGGATCCCAATCGGTTACCTTTTGGCCGTCAATCAAGTATGTTCCTGATTGATACAAAGCTTTAGGATGCCAGTTTCCACTATCAATTGCCGCCGATAACGTTAAGACCTTCATTGTCGAACCTGGTTCATAGGCACTTTCAACTAGCAAGTTTTGCCATAGTTTATCAATCCCAACCCGCGTTGTCGCATCAAATGTTGGCCGTTGCGTGGCGGCGACAATTGCCCCAGTTCGGGCATCCATCACCATTGCCGTAGCATCGACGGGATTTGACTGACTTTGTAAGCGGGTCATTTCTGATTCGAGCAACGTTTGGAGCTTACTATCAAGCGTGGTATACACATCGTCCCCGTTTTTGACTGGTTTACCTTTAGTTGAATCATCAACTGAATAGCCCGGTGCGGCTTTGATTTCTTTAATCCCATTGTGGCCGGCTAAATCAGTATTATATTCTTTTTCAATCCCCATCGTCCCAATTAGCGAAATCGCGCCCGTTTTTTCATTAAGCGTTGGTTGCGCAATCCCAATCAAGTGTGAGGCAAATATCCCATTCGGATACAAACGTGCAGGTTGCTTCGTAAACGCAATTCCTGGTAATTTTTCCGCTAGAATTTTATCATGTGTTTCAATTGATAAGTTTGAACCAGCGTTCCCAAATTCCACTTGAAAGGCATTATGATTAACAGGATTTAATGCTTTTAAAATTTGTTTCTTCGACAGTTTAAGATACTTTGATAATACGGTCGCCGTCTTATCCTTATCCACGACATACATTGGTTTACCATCAATACCCCGTTGTTGTTTATTTAACACGGCATAAATCGAGTAAATGTTAGTATTTTCAGCTAACAAACCGCCGCTTTGATCAAAAATATCGCCCCGTTTTGCATTTACAACTTGAGTTTGCATATATATTTTACGGGCAGCCGTTGATAAATTATGTCCCTTAACTTCTTTTCCACCGGCGACATATAAAAAACGACCGCCTAGTACTAGGAAAATAGCAATCACGGCAACAAAGAAAATTATCCCCGCTACGCGACTGTTATTACGGACCCGTTCACTGTGCAATCGTTTTTTTTTCGTATTCATTACTTGCTAACATTCCTTATACTTTGGTTCGCAAGAC
This is a stretch of genomic DNA from Periweissella cryptocerci. It encodes these proteins:
- the mraY gene encoding phospho-N-acetylmuramoyl-pentapeptide-transferase, whose translation is MNETGMIVWSSVLAFAITFIFMPFLIAYFRAKKEGQMIRTAGPKWHNSKSGTPTMGGILFILAGIISSLVIGLISHQLTVQVIVAMAVFLGYGLIGSFDDSIKIFKHQNEGFKAWQKALLQTLGAIIIFVVLLNVPAFPMYIASIFGIWHLGWWYLLFIIIWMVGWSNAVNLTDGLDGLVSGISIIGYLAFGIVAVNSKNFDVAIFNFSIVGALIAFLWFNKKPAKIFMGDTGSLALGAGLAMDSILLHMEFGLLAIGIIPIIETLSVILQVGSWKLFHRRIFKMSPIHHHFEMSGWSEWKIDIVFWIITLLGSALAVYMYI
- the murD gene encoding UDP-N-acetylmuramoyl-L-alanine--D-glutamate ligase encodes the protein MRKIANYVDKNVFVLGFARSGAAAAQLLTTLGAHVTVSDNNDLTENPTAQKLMAAGVQFTQDQSAQAIDGFDVLVKNPGINYRNAVVVAAVAQGIPVITEIELGSQVFEGELVAITGSNGKTTTTTLITKMLAQERTAGVAVYAGNIGIPVSEVAPTLSATDTLVAENSSFQLMGTKTYHPHYAVLNNIFSSHLDYHETRENYIAAKMQITANQTEADYFIVNWDTAELQNLAQQSHAQIIPFSRLGQSTEGSYEQDGKLYWRDEFIMNADEMGVPGDHNVENALAAIAVAKLHGRSTAMIAEILKTFSGVRHRTQFVLEAEGRKFYNDSKATDIEATEMALNGFSAPVVLLAGGLDRGDTYERLEANLKAHVKAVVLSGETKDKFATSVREAGVENIQFADTVVDGVPLAWQVSEPGDIILLSPAAASWDQYPDFETRGEMYIDAIEKLTGKKEV
- a CDS encoding penicillin-binding transpeptidase domain-containing protein; translated protein: MNTKKKRLHSERVRNNSRVAGIIFFVAVIAIFLVLGGRFLYVAGGKEVKGHNLSTAARKIYMQTQVVNAKRGDIFDQSGGLLAENTNIYSIYAVLNKQQRGIDGKPMYVVDKDKTATVLSKYLKLSKKQILKALNPVNHNAFQVEFGNAGSNLSIETHDKILAEKLPGIAFTKQPARLYPNGIFASHLIGIAQPTLNEKTGAISLIGTMGIEKEYNTDLAGHNGIKEIKAAPGYSVDDSTKGKPVKNGDDVYTTLDSKLQTLLESEMTRLQSQSNPVDATAMVMDARTGAIVAATQRPTFDATTRVGIDKLWQNLLVESAYEPGSTMKVLTLSAAIDSGNWHPKALYQSGTYLIDGQKVTDWDPKGWGMIPYKQGFARSSNVAMAHVEQQMGPTTWKKYLEAFHMNKSTDSGLANETAGGMQFQYPIEQANTAFGQGIRVTPMQMMQAFSAVAGNGQELKPYFIDKVVDPATKKVIYSGKRTVIGEPIKATTAKKVRKVMQDVVYKSYGTGISYKIPGFKVAGKTGTAQISTAKGYTVGDENVIHSWVGMVPANKPRYVMYITLNQPHRIAEPISKSIANVFRPVMEQALKMDESHQTETSIAIVPDVRDKTVENANKLLTKAKFLPVVIGNGKKVTRQFPDALTEQLEAQRIFMDTGGSVTMPNMMGWTKNDALTFASLAKIQMVTDGAGFITKQSIKSGTVLQPKQEIQVKLN